Proteins co-encoded in one Calderihabitans maritimus genomic window:
- a CDS encoding methylenetetrahydrofolate reductase C-terminal domain-containing protein — protein MIVAESKPIAEIAKLIEGANKILVVGCGGCVTVCLAGGEKEVGILASALRMLRKKEQKPLETVEVTLPRQCDPEYMDMLEKHITDDIDLILSMACGVGVQFIAERFPKWVVPALNTKFAGGAIEHGVWEERCGLCGECILYKTGGICPIIRCSKSILNGPCGGSQNGKCEVGKDIDCAWQLIYDRMKSLGKLDVLLEIEPVKDWSKSRDGGPRKVVREDVMIS, from the coding sequence ATGATTGTTGCCGAAAGTAAACCCATTGCCGAGATTGCCAAGTTGATAGAAGGAGCCAACAAAATCCTGGTCGTAGGATGTGGCGGTTGCGTTACGGTCTGCCTGGCGGGAGGGGAAAAAGAAGTCGGCATCCTGGCTTCCGCTCTCAGGATGTTGCGGAAGAAGGAACAAAAACCGCTGGAGACGGTAGAGGTGACCCTGCCCCGCCAGTGTGACCCGGAATATATGGACATGTTGGAGAAACACATTACCGATGATATAGACCTCATACTGTCCATGGCGTGCGGTGTCGGTGTCCAGTTTATAGCCGAGCGCTTCCCCAAGTGGGTTGTACCCGCCCTCAATACGAAATTTGCCGGTGGCGCTATTGAACACGGCGTCTGGGAAGAACGTTGCGGCCTTTGCGGCGAATGTATCCTGTACAAGACGGGAGGTATCTGTCCTATCATTCGCTGCTCCAAGAGTATTTTAAACGGTCCCTGCGGTGGTTCCCAGAACGGCAAGTGTGAGGTCGGCAAGGACATTGACTGTGCCTGGCAGTTGATTTACGACCGGATGAAGTCCCTCGGCAAGCTGGATGTCCTGTTGGAAATTGAACCGGTCAAAGACTGGTCGAAATCCCGGGATGGCGGTCCCAGGAAGGTTGTTAGGGAGGACGTGATGATTTCATGA
- a CDS encoding CaiB/BaiF CoA transferase family protein, whose translation MYKVLAGMKVLDLTRLLPGPYATLILADLGAEVLKVEDMGAGDYMRELGPKAGKESVWFHALNRNKKSIRIDLKQDKGREIFLQLVKEADVLIESFRPGVMNKLGLGFPELIKENPRLVYCSLSGYGQTGPHSRRPGHDINYISLAGVTGLTGPKEGPPVLPAVQVADLSSAMMAATGILAAYIRALQTGSGSYLDIGMMDCVLSWMTLYLTQYLCGAGKPRRGEEDLNGGPVCYNIYTTKDGAYVSMGNLETKFWEAFCQAAGRPDFLPLQFKRDEESKQKVQEFFSQKTLEEIKSLFEQIDVCIEPVLEIDQVIEYPQVKARNSFAQVITKEGDRIISVGLPLKFPELQPDPDRPAPPPGEHTREILSALGYDEEEIKQLFSSKVVG comes from the coding sequence ATGTACAAAGTACTTGCAGGAATGAAAGTTTTGGACTTGACGAGGCTCCTGCCCGGGCCCTACGCAACGCTTATTCTGGCCGACCTGGGAGCAGAAGTTCTGAAAGTGGAAGACATGGGAGCAGGAGATTACATGCGGGAATTGGGCCCCAAGGCGGGTAAGGAAAGCGTCTGGTTTCATGCCCTCAACAGGAACAAAAAATCAATTCGTATTGACCTTAAACAGGATAAAGGTAGGGAAATTTTTCTGCAACTGGTAAAAGAGGCCGACGTCCTGATCGAGAGCTTCCGCCCGGGAGTGATGAATAAATTAGGCCTCGGGTTCCCGGAGTTGATTAAGGAAAACCCCCGGCTTGTCTACTGCTCTCTCTCCGGGTACGGGCAAACCGGTCCCCACAGCAGGCGACCGGGGCATGACATAAACTATATTTCTCTTGCCGGTGTAACCGGACTTACCGGTCCCAAAGAAGGTCCTCCCGTTTTACCGGCCGTCCAGGTAGCCGACCTCAGCAGTGCCATGATGGCCGCAACCGGTATACTCGCCGCCTACATCAGGGCCCTCCAGACCGGCTCCGGTTCTTATTTGGATATCGGCATGATGGACTGCGTATTGTCCTGGATGACCCTGTACCTAACCCAGTACCTTTGCGGTGCAGGTAAACCCCGGCGAGGGGAAGAAGATTTGAACGGCGGGCCTGTTTGTTACAATATTTACACCACTAAAGACGGTGCTTACGTTAGCATGGGAAACCTGGAAACTAAATTTTGGGAGGCCTTTTGCCAGGCGGCCGGGCGCCCAGACTTCCTTCCCCTTCAGTTCAAGAGAGATGAAGAATCAAAACAAAAGGTCCAGGAATTTTTCTCCCAAAAAACTCTAGAGGAAATAAAATCCCTTTTCGAGCAGATTGATGTCTGCATCGAACCGGTCTTGGAAATTGACCAAGTGATCGAATACCCTCAAGTAAAGGCCAGGAACTCTTTTGCCCAAGTTATAACGAAAGAGGGAGACCGGATTATTTCCGTAGGCTTACCGCTGAAGTTTCCGGAACTACAACCGGATCCCGACCGTCCGGCTCCGCCTCCGGGCGAACATACCCGGGAAATCCTCTCGGCACTGGGGTACGATGAGGAGGAAATTAAACAGTTGTTTTCCTCAAAGGTGGTAGGGTGA
- a CDS encoding class I SAM-dependent methyltransferase, which translates to MSFYTSLSRYFDDIFPPRPVTLRFLRERFHEFQVHSVLDVACGSGAYAREFARWGLEVTGLDVEEDMIAQAKERSVVEGMSVDFRVGDMRDLASLGQSFDGVTCLGNSLVHLLQEGEIAGVLQGIKRILHRGGVFILQIVNYDWIMEKRVTQLPSIINEQKGLVFERYYRFRRDGLLDFETVLQVSQAEGGREEIRQRTTLRPTKREELERWLLEAGFKDLRFFGGFDTSPWRKDAPATVVVAGS; encoded by the coding sequence TTGAGCTTTTATACTTCATTAAGTCGTTATTTTGACGATATTTTTCCCCCTCGTCCGGTTACCCTGCGCTTTTTACGGGAGCGTTTCCACGAGTTTCAAGTGCATTCTGTTCTGGATGTGGCCTGTGGTTCGGGTGCCTATGCCCGGGAGTTTGCTCGCTGGGGGTTGGAGGTTACCGGGTTGGATGTGGAGGAAGACATGATTGCCCAGGCGAAAGAGCGGTCCGTTGTGGAAGGAATGTCGGTTGACTTTCGCGTCGGTGACATGCGGGACCTAGCGTCCTTAGGGCAGAGTTTCGATGGGGTAACCTGTTTGGGGAATTCCCTGGTACACCTGCTGCAGGAGGGAGAAATAGCAGGAGTTTTACAAGGTATCAAACGCATTCTCCACAGGGGAGGCGTTTTTATTCTCCAGATTGTTAATTACGACTGGATCATGGAGAAACGGGTGACGCAGTTGCCGAGCATTATCAATGAGCAGAAAGGGTTGGTCTTTGAACGCTATTACCGTTTTCGCCGGGACGGTTTGCTTGATTTTGAAACGGTGCTTCAGGTATCCCAGGCGGAAGGCGGTAGAGAGGAAATACGGCAGCGGACGACTCTGCGACCTACGAAAAGAGAAGAATTGGAGCGGTGGCTTCTGGAGGCCGGTTTTAAGGACCTGCGGTTTTTCGGTGGTTTTGACACTTCGCCCTGGCGGAAGGATGCGCCGGCAAC
- a CDS encoding methylenetetrahydrofolate reductase — MKTESKLEKLLSQGEFVVSGEIGPPKSANGEVVYHHAQMLKDYVDAMNLTDNQTAIVRLSSIAAGVHVLRAGGEPIIQMTVRDRNRIGLQSDLLGAYSLGIRNVLCLSGDHQSFGNHPSSKNVHDIDSIQLVKAVKDMRDEKKFICGEEIKKDEPRFFIGAVANPFGDPFEYRVLRLEKKINAGADFIQTQCIFEMERFERWMEMVRERGLHKRAYIIAGLMPLKSPKAAKYMQKYVSGMIVPDEIIERMEKAEDPKAEGVEICVEQIKHLQKIEGVAGVHIMAVNWEEIIPTIVEKAGLLPRPKVS, encoded by the coding sequence ATGAAAACGGAAAGCAAACTGGAAAAGCTCTTGAGCCAAGGAGAATTCGTAGTCAGCGGGGAAATCGGTCCGCCTAAAAGTGCCAACGGTGAAGTTGTATATCATCATGCGCAAATGCTGAAAGACTATGTGGACGCTATGAACCTGACGGACAACCAGACCGCTATCGTCCGCCTTTCCAGTATAGCTGCCGGTGTTCACGTGCTGCGGGCCGGAGGCGAGCCTATTATCCAGATGACCGTTAGGGACCGGAACCGGATCGGACTGCAGAGCGATCTGCTCGGCGCATACAGTCTGGGTATCCGGAACGTCCTGTGCCTGTCGGGAGACCACCAGTCTTTTGGCAATCACCCCAGTAGCAAGAACGTGCACGACATTGACTCCATCCAGCTGGTCAAGGCCGTAAAGGACATGCGGGACGAGAAGAAGTTTATCTGCGGCGAGGAAATCAAGAAAGACGAGCCCCGCTTCTTTATCGGTGCCGTAGCCAATCCTTTCGGGGATCCTTTCGAGTATCGCGTATTGCGCCTGGAGAAGAAAATCAATGCCGGAGCTGACTTTATCCAGACCCAGTGCATCTTCGAGATGGAACGTTTTGAACGCTGGATGGAAATGGTCAGGGAGAGAGGACTTCACAAGCGGGCTTACATTATAGCCGGTTTGATGCCTTTGAAGTCGCCCAAGGCGGCCAAATACATGCAAAAATACGTTTCCGGGATGATTGTACCGGACGAAATCATTGAGCGCATGGAGAAGGCAGAGGATCCCAAGGCCGAAGGTGTGGAAATTTGTGTGGAGCAGATCAAGCACCTGCAAAAGATTGAAGGGGTGGCCGGCGTCCATATCATGGCCGTCAACTGGGAAGAGATAATCCCAACTATTGTGGAAAAAGCCGGGCTTCTCCCGAGACCGAAAGTTTCCTGA
- a CDS encoding MBL fold metallo-hydrolase, which translates to MSKIEDWGIHKVTLPLPFELDHINCYALKGNAGWSIVDCGVNIVASKNHWLDFMRTNNIRPEDIKAIYVTHYHPDHYGAAGWLQKISGAPIYMSSPEARAVEIFQKEKSRFIEALNILYQTNGMPTILLDTFCKSLNEMGSLVEPVAKISIINSNEKVKIGNLYFQIINTPGHADGHLCFYNEQFGILISGDQLLPEISPNISLWPGRDPNPLGSFLQSLQQLRQLPIKLVLPAHGQPFRDPVKRIDQIEGHHRERLKQMRQIAAQGATAYEIVRETFNTDLSPLEMRLAMGEVLAHLAYLVHKGELKVKNEKGVNVYHAVD; encoded by the coding sequence TTGTCAAAAATTGAAGATTGGGGAATACACAAGGTAACTCTACCTCTACCCTTCGAGTTGGATCACATTAATTGTTACGCTCTTAAGGGCAATGCAGGCTGGTCTATTGTAGATTGCGGCGTGAATATTGTAGCTTCCAAAAACCACTGGTTAGATTTTATGCGAACGAATAATATTAGGCCCGAAGACATAAAAGCCATATATGTTACCCATTATCATCCCGATCATTATGGAGCGGCCGGCTGGCTGCAAAAGATTTCCGGTGCTCCTATTTACATGAGCTCGCCAGAAGCCAGGGCAGTAGAAATCTTTCAAAAAGAGAAATCCCGTTTTATAGAAGCTCTAAACATCCTTTATCAGACTAATGGTATGCCCACTATCTTACTCGATACCTTCTGTAAAAGCCTCAACGAAATGGGTTCTTTGGTAGAACCTGTGGCCAAGATTAGTATCATAAATTCAAACGAAAAAGTTAAAATCGGCAACTTATATTTTCAGATTATTAATACACCTGGTCATGCTGACGGCCACCTCTGTTTTTATAATGAACAGTTTGGAATCCTAATATCAGGAGATCAATTACTTCCAGAAATTTCCCCGAACATCAGCCTTTGGCCTGGCAGGGACCCAAACCCTCTGGGGAGTTTCTTGCAGTCTCTCCAGCAGCTTCGACAACTGCCTATTAAATTGGTACTGCCGGCCCACGGCCAACCTTTCCGTGATCCCGTAAAGCGGATCGATCAAATCGAAGGCCACCACCGGGAGAGACTGAAACAAATGAGGCAAATTGCCGCCCAAGGGGCTACTGCTTATGAAATAGTGAGGGAAACTTTCAATACCGACCTTTCTCCTCTGGAAATGAGACTCGCCATGGGTGAAGTACTGGCTCACCTCGCCTATCTGGTCCACAAGGGGGAGCTCAAGGTCAAAAATGAAAAGGGAGTCAACGTTTATCATGCTGTAGACTAG
- a CDS encoding hydrogenase iron-sulfur subunit, protein MSEFEPKIVAFCCYYCAYSAADLAGSMRLQYPPNIRLIELPCSGKADVRVILEAFEQGADGVYVAGCLEGDCHFLRGNIMSKRRIKGLKKLLDEIGIGGERVEFFNLSGSMGPRFAEIAQEMTEKIKKLGPSPLNQNYAGRREAATGKEDDEKVGDMTR, encoded by the coding sequence ATGAGCGAGTTTGAACCGAAAATTGTGGCTTTCTGCTGCTATTACTGCGCTTACTCGGCTGCGGACCTGGCCGGTTCTATGCGTCTCCAGTACCCGCCCAACATTCGTCTGATCGAACTGCCCTGCTCAGGCAAGGCGGATGTGAGGGTCATCCTGGAAGCCTTTGAGCAAGGAGCCGACGGGGTCTATGTGGCCGGCTGTCTAGAAGGTGACTGCCATTTTCTGAGGGGCAACATTATGTCCAAGCGGCGTATTAAAGGGTTAAAGAAACTCTTGGATGAAATAGGCATCGGCGGTGAAAGGGTTGAGTTTTTCAACCTGTCTGGATCCATGGGACCCCGCTTTGCCGAAATTGCCCAGGAAATGACCGAGAAAATTAAAAAGCTGGGGCCCAGTCCCCTTAACCAAAATTATGCCGGTCGCAGAGAAGCGGCTACCGGCAAAGAAGACGATGAGAAAGTGGGTGACATGACAAGATGA
- a CDS encoding FAD-dependent oxidoreductase translates to MNRRKSEITGSVLVVGSGIAGMQSALDLANAGYLVHLVTDQPSIGGKMTQLDKTFPTNECAMCLLGPKMTDTLSHPNIDLYTCSRVEKVEGEKGNFTVTVRKFPRYIDIEECTACGDCEQACPVQVKNEFNQEMDNRKAVYKLFPQAVPNKYMIEKRGTPPCRSTCPAGTNAQGYVALISQGKFKEALEVVRRRMPFAGICGRICHHPCETECNRAELDDPIAIAYLKRAAFDYGWTEETAASPQPEEKRSEKIAVIGAGPAGLTAALDLSLKGYQVTVFDALPEPGGMLRAGIPRYRLPEEVVKRETAWILGAGIEFRGNTHIGKDISFDELKKQGYRAILIAVGTQKSRLLKIEGSDQEGIVGALDFLRQAALGEKPPVGRRVLIIGGGNVAIDAARTALRLGAEEVHLACLESREEMPAHEWEIEEAIEEGVQVHPSWGPKRFLGDGKRVTGVELIQCSAVFDAEGRFNPQFVEGSEKTFDADMVIVAIGQASDLSFLPQDGGIEITRQGTIVVDPVTMATGAEGVFACGDIVSGPASVVEAVASAHEAAESIHRYLNGEDIKAGRERSKPAKLTPPDKTVYRSGRRVVQPMADPSERTKDFREVYLGFTEEMAIEEAQRCLNCGICSECLQCEAVCKKKAVQHWQTETTEEIKVGAIIAAPGYDLFDARLTGEFGYGVYENVLTSMEFERLLSSTGPTKGHVERPSDGKPPVRVAFIQCVGSRDCARDGSEYCSSICCMYSTKEAIIAREHDSNIEPTIFYLDMRSYGKNFDKYVDSAKAAGVRYVRTMISSVKEDPHTKNLFIQYLKDGEVVTEEFDLVVLAVGVRPPKSAQELADALGIRLNKYGFAETNSLNPTESSREGIYVAGAFQGPRDIPETVMNASAAAATASGMLAEARGQLQRHKEYPAEKDVSREEPRIGVFVCHCGINIGAIVDVPQVVEFAKTLPGVVHAEENLYTCSQDTLKKIKEVVEEQNLNRVVVASCTIRTHQPLFREACREAGLNQFLFEMANIRDQCSWVHRETPDKATEKAKDLVRAAVAKVRGHEPLHLHPVPVVPKALIVGGGIAGMTAALSMAEQGFASYLVEKEPELGGYLRNLRYSIDGQDLQQFLKETIAKVEANDMITVYCNARLEDFGGHQGHFVTTISQATPEREHVRKTIKLEHGVVIIATGAQEYIPDEYLMGQDERVITNTQLEQQLASGQWQGEKIKQVVMIQCVGSRDEERKYCSRTCCAQSIKNALKIKELSPNTQVYILYRDIRTYGFMEEYYKEAREKGVVFIHYDPERKPELRQRNVGVLELEIFDEAAGSNIVLWPDQVVLATATVAPDGIQSLASMLKLTLNEDQFFVETHAKLGPIDFPSAGIFLCGAAHSPKFVSEAIYQAQGAVARACTILSKENLMVGGVVATVDEEKCAACLTCVRACPYNVPRINERFVAEINAVQCQGCGTCAAECPAKAIQLQHYKDEQLLAKVAGLFGEVR, encoded by the coding sequence GTGAATCGGAGGAAAAGCGAAATTACCGGTTCGGTGCTGGTTGTCGGTAGTGGTATTGCCGGAATGCAATCGGCTCTGGATCTGGCCAACGCCGGCTACCTGGTGCACCTGGTGACCGACCAGCCTTCTATTGGTGGCAAGATGACTCAACTGGATAAAACTTTTCCGACCAATGAGTGCGCCATGTGCCTCTTGGGTCCCAAAATGACTGATACTTTGAGCCACCCGAACATTGATCTTTACACCTGTTCCAGGGTGGAGAAGGTGGAAGGGGAGAAAGGCAACTTCACGGTTACCGTTAGAAAGTTTCCCCGGTATATCGATATTGAAGAGTGTACGGCTTGTGGGGACTGCGAGCAGGCATGCCCGGTCCAGGTCAAGAATGAGTTCAACCAGGAGATGGACAACCGGAAGGCGGTGTACAAGCTGTTCCCTCAGGCGGTACCCAACAAGTATATGATTGAGAAGCGGGGTACTCCTCCCTGCCGTTCCACCTGTCCGGCGGGAACCAATGCCCAGGGTTATGTAGCGTTAATTTCGCAGGGGAAATTCAAAGAAGCCCTGGAGGTAGTGCGGCGCCGGATGCCCTTTGCTGGTATATGTGGCCGCATCTGTCATCATCCTTGCGAAACCGAGTGTAACCGGGCTGAATTGGACGATCCTATCGCTATTGCCTATCTGAAGAGAGCGGCCTTTGACTACGGTTGGACGGAGGAAACGGCAGCTTCGCCCCAGCCGGAGGAGAAACGCTCGGAGAAGATAGCGGTGATAGGAGCCGGCCCGGCCGGACTGACGGCGGCTCTGGATTTGTCCTTAAAGGGTTATCAGGTAACCGTTTTTGACGCCCTGCCGGAACCGGGGGGAATGCTACGCGCCGGCATACCGCGTTACCGATTACCGGAAGAGGTTGTGAAAAGGGAGACGGCATGGATTCTGGGAGCGGGAATTGAGTTCCGCGGAAATACGCATATTGGCAAGGACATTAGCTTTGACGAGCTCAAAAAGCAGGGATACCGGGCCATTTTGATTGCGGTGGGAACCCAAAAAAGCCGCCTGTTGAAGATCGAGGGATCCGACCAAGAGGGAATAGTCGGAGCCCTGGATTTCCTGCGCCAGGCTGCCTTGGGTGAAAAACCTCCGGTAGGCAGGAGGGTGTTAATTATCGGAGGTGGAAACGTCGCTATCGACGCGGCCCGGACTGCTTTGAGACTGGGGGCCGAGGAAGTTCATCTTGCCTGCCTGGAATCCCGCGAGGAAATGCCGGCCCATGAATGGGAAATCGAGGAAGCTATTGAAGAAGGAGTGCAAGTTCATCCTTCTTGGGGTCCCAAGCGTTTCCTGGGAGACGGGAAGAGGGTAACCGGGGTCGAACTGATTCAGTGCAGTGCGGTATTTGATGCAGAAGGCCGGTTTAATCCCCAGTTTGTAGAGGGGTCGGAGAAAACCTTTGATGCCGATATGGTCATAGTAGCCATTGGCCAGGCATCAGACCTTTCTTTTCTGCCCCAGGACGGCGGAATAGAGATTACCCGCCAGGGTACTATTGTGGTAGATCCCGTGACCATGGCTACTGGGGCGGAGGGCGTCTTTGCCTGCGGCGACATCGTCAGCGGACCGGCTTCGGTGGTGGAAGCAGTGGCCAGCGCCCATGAAGCCGCGGAATCTATTCACCGTTACCTGAACGGTGAAGATATAAAAGCCGGCCGGGAGCGTTCGAAACCGGCTAAACTCACTCCCCCGGATAAGACGGTTTACCGGAGCGGGAGACGGGTGGTTCAGCCAATGGCCGACCCGTCAGAAAGAACAAAGGACTTCCGAGAAGTATACCTGGGCTTTACGGAAGAAATGGCCATAGAAGAGGCCCAGCGGTGTCTGAACTGCGGGATCTGTTCCGAGTGTCTTCAGTGTGAGGCGGTATGCAAGAAGAAGGCGGTTCAGCACTGGCAGACGGAAACAACGGAGGAGATTAAGGTCGGAGCCATCATTGCCGCTCCCGGCTATGACCTGTTCGATGCCCGTCTGACCGGTGAATTTGGCTATGGCGTTTACGAAAACGTCTTGACCAGCATGGAATTTGAGCGATTGCTGAGTTCTACCGGTCCTACCAAAGGGCATGTGGAGCGGCCGTCGGACGGGAAACCGCCGGTTAGGGTGGCCTTTATCCAGTGCGTCGGTTCACGGGATTGTGCCCGCGATGGCAGCGAGTATTGTTCATCTATCTGCTGCATGTACTCAACGAAAGAAGCAATTATTGCCCGGGAACATGACAGCAATATTGAACCGACTATCTTCTACCTGGATATGCGCTCTTATGGGAAAAACTTTGATAAATATGTAGACTCGGCCAAGGCGGCGGGAGTACGCTATGTACGTACCATGATTTCTTCCGTCAAAGAGGATCCCCATACCAAGAACCTGTTTATTCAGTACCTGAAGGACGGGGAAGTGGTTACGGAAGAGTTTGACCTGGTAGTCCTGGCGGTCGGAGTACGTCCGCCCAAGTCGGCCCAGGAATTGGCCGATGCTCTTGGTATCCGACTGAATAAATATGGGTTTGCGGAAACCAACAGCCTTAATCCGACCGAATCCAGCCGGGAAGGCATTTATGTGGCGGGAGCCTTCCAGGGACCGCGAGATATTCCGGAGACGGTCATGAATGCCAGTGCCGCTGCGGCTACGGCAAGCGGCATGCTGGCAGAAGCCAGGGGCCAGTTACAGCGGCATAAGGAATATCCCGCGGAGAAAGATGTAAGCCGGGAGGAACCGCGGATAGGAGTATTTGTCTGTCACTGCGGCATAAACATTGGAGCGATTGTAGATGTACCGCAGGTGGTAGAGTTTGCTAAAACTCTTCCCGGCGTAGTTCACGCGGAAGAAAATCTCTATACCTGTTCTCAGGATACTTTGAAGAAGATCAAAGAGGTAGTGGAGGAACAGAACTTGAACCGGGTAGTGGTGGCTTCCTGTACCATCAGGACCCACCAGCCTCTGTTCCGGGAAGCCTGCCGGGAGGCGGGGCTCAACCAGTTTCTCTTCGAGATGGCCAACATCCGGGACCAGTGTTCCTGGGTACACCGGGAAACACCCGATAAGGCTACGGAAAAGGCTAAAGACCTGGTACGGGCTGCCGTAGCCAAGGTTAGAGGTCATGAACCTCTGCACCTGCATCCGGTTCCGGTAGTTCCCAAGGCGCTGATTGTGGGAGGCGGGATTGCCGGAATGACGGCGGCGCTTTCCATGGCGGAACAAGGGTTTGCTTCTTACCTGGTGGAGAAGGAACCGGAACTGGGCGGATATTTGCGGAACCTCCGGTACAGCATTGACGGCCAGGACCTGCAGCAATTTTTGAAGGAAACGATTGCTAAGGTGGAAGCAAATGATATGATTACGGTGTACTGCAATGCTCGTCTGGAAGATTTCGGCGGCCACCAGGGACACTTTGTTACCACTATCTCCCAGGCGACACCTGAGCGAGAACATGTGCGGAAGACCATCAAGCTGGAGCATGGCGTAGTAATCATTGCCACGGGCGCTCAGGAGTACATTCCGGACGAGTACCTGATGGGCCAGGACGAACGGGTAATCACCAATACTCAGCTGGAGCAACAACTGGCATCCGGGCAATGGCAGGGAGAAAAAATCAAGCAGGTGGTAATGATCCAGTGCGTAGGGTCCCGGGATGAGGAAAGAAAATACTGCAGCCGGACCTGTTGCGCTCAGTCCATAAAGAATGCCCTGAAGATTAAGGAACTAAGTCCCAACACCCAGGTTTATATCCTTTACCGTGACATCCGGACTTACGGGTTCATGGAAGAGTATTACAAGGAAGCTCGGGAGAAAGGGGTTGTGTTCATCCATTATGATCCGGAGCGCAAGCCCGAACTCCGCCAGCGGAACGTAGGGGTTCTGGAATTAGAAATCTTTGACGAGGCGGCCGGGTCCAACATTGTCCTGTGGCCGGATCAGGTGGTATTAGCTACCGCCACGGTGGCTCCGGATGGTATTCAGTCCCTGGCCAGCATGCTAAAACTGACTCTGAACGAAGATCAGTTCTTCGTAGAGACTCACGCCAAGCTGGGGCCCATTGATTTTCCGTCGGCAGGAATATTCCTCTGCGGAGCCGCTCATTCACCGAAGTTCGTATCCGAGGCAATATACCAGGCTCAGGGAGCAGTGGCCAGAGCATGTACCATTCTTTCCAAAGAAAATCTTATGGTGGGTGGTGTAGTGGCTACCGTTGATGAGGAGAAGTGCGCTGCCTGTCTGACCTGTGTAAGGGCGTGTCCCTACAACGTACCCAGAATTAATGAGAGATTTGTGGCGGAAATAAATGCCGTCCAGTGCCAGGGATGCGGTACCTGTGCCGCTGAATGCCCGGCCAAAGCCATTCAGTTGCAACACTACAAGGACGAGCAGCTCCTGGCTAAAGTGGCGGGGTTATTTGGGGAGGTGCGTTAA